The Coffea arabica cultivar ET-39 chromosome 8e, Coffea Arabica ET-39 HiFi, whole genome shotgun sequence genome window below encodes:
- the LOC113703911 gene encoding mitochondrial import inner membrane translocase subunit TIM17-2 — translation MGSPEHSREPCPDRILDDVGGAFGMGAVGGSAYHFLKGIYNSPKGERLIGGTQAIRMNAPRVGGSFAVWGGLFSTFDCTMVYLRQKEDPWNSIFAGAATGGLLQMRQGFGAASRSAMFGGVLLALIEGAGIMVNKLMNAQQMQQMEMQVPHMAGAPGYPMGQLPGQAPVNVEGLRTGSSASSSSASSSGSSWFGGFFGGGKEEEAGSSSGSKTQVLESFDAPSPPTFEFK, via the coding sequence ATGGGAAGTCCAGAGCACTCCCGAGAACCTTGCCCTGATCGTATACTTGATGATGTTGGTGGAGCATTTGGTATGGGTGCTGTTGGAGGTTCTGCTTACCACTTCTTGAAAGGAATCTATAATTCTCCAAAAGGTGAGCGCCTAATTGGGGGTACTCAAGCAATACGTATGAATGCACCTCGTGTTGGGGGTAGTTTTGCTGTCTGGGGTGGACTATTTTCCACATTCGATTGCACAATGGTTTATCTTCGCCAGAAAGAGGATCCATGGAACTCAATTTTTGCTGGTGCAGCAACTGGTGGCCTTCTTCAGATGCGTCAAGGGTTTGGTGCTGCTTCAAGATCTGCAATGTTTGGTGGGGTATTGCTTGCTTTAATTGAGGGAGCTGGAATTATGGTAAATAAACTCATGAATGCTCAACAGATGCAACAGATGGAAATGCAAGTACCGCACATGGCAGGTGCACCTGGATATCCAATGGGTCAACTGCCTGGTCAAGCACCTGTAAATGTTGAGGGCCTAAGAACTGGATCTTCTGCGTCCTCTTCATCTGCCTCATCCTCCGGATCATCGTGGTTTGGGGGATTTTTTGGTGGTGGAAAGGAGGAGGAGGCAGGATCGAGCAGTGGAAGCAAAACTCAGGTCCTGGAGAGTTTTGATGCTCCAAGCCCACCAACATTTGAGTTCAAATAA
- the LOC113704004 gene encoding amino acid permease 8-like — protein sequence MVSADEMQFHLEACEHGLEVQKGTNLLLDDDGKPKRTGTVWTASAHIITAIIGSGVLSLAWGVARLGWIVGVTTLVVFSGITLYNSSLLADCYRSPETGKRNYTYMEAVKNNLGGKMYIACGMVQYANLYGMIIGYTITASISMAAIQKSDCFHKRGHEASCSVSNNPYMIGLGILEIFLSQIPNFHKLSMLSIVAAIMSFSYSSIGMGLAFAKVISGKGERTTLTGVEVGINLSAAEKTWRMFRAFGDIAFAYTYSQILIEIQDTLRSQPSENKVMKKANIMGVFTTTTFYMMCGCFGYAAFGDNAPGNLLTGFGFYEPFWLVDMANICIVVHLVGAYQVFSQPLFSAFESWAIWMWPNSKFVTEEHLISIGGSAKYRFSTSFLRLIWRTLFVVLATVLAMAMPFFNDILALLGALGYWPLTVYFPIQMYIAQKKVGRWSSRWIALQLINFICLLVAAAAACGSVQGLSKDLNAFKPFKVED from the exons ATGGTGAGTGCTGATGAAATGCAATTCCACCTCGAGGCGTGTGAACATGGCCTGGAGGTCCAGAAAGGCACAAATTTGCTGCTAGATGATGATGGCAAACCCAAAAGAACAG GAACTGTCTGGACTGCAAGTGCACACATTATTACAGCCATTATAGGCTCTGGAGTCCTATCACTTGCCTGGGGTGTGGCACGGCTTGGTTGGATTGTGGGAGTCACCACTCTCGTAGTCTTTTCTGGGATTACTCTGTATAACTCCAGCCTTTTAGCAGATTGTTACCGGTCCCCTGAGACTGGAAAGAGAAACTACACTTACATGGAAGCTGTCAAGAACAACTTAG GTGGAAAAATGTATATTGCTTGCGGAATGGTGCAATATGCCAATCTCTATGGGATGATAATAGGCTATACCATTACCGCATCAATAAGCATGGC GGCAATACAAAAATCAGATTGCTTTCATAAAAGAGGCCATGAAGCTTCATGCAGTGTTTCAAATAACCCCTACATGATTGGGCTGGGAATCCTTGAAATTTTCCTATCCCAGATTCCGAACTTCCACAAGTTGTCAATGCTTTCTATCGTTGCGGCAATTATGTCTTTCAGTTATTCTTCTATTGGAATGGGGCTTGCCTTTGCGAAAGTCATTTCAG GAAAAGGAGAGAGGACTACGTTGACAGGAGTAGAAGTTGGGATTAATTTATCAGCAGCTGAAAAGACCTGGAGAATGTTCAGAGCATTTGGAGATATTGCATTTGCCTACACATATTCTCAAATCCTGATTGAAATTCAG GATACACTAAGATCACAGCCATCAGAAAACAAAGTGATGAAAAAGGCAAATATTATGGGAGTGTTCACCACAACAACATTCTATATGATGTGTGGCTGCTTTGGTTACGCTGCATTTGGGGACAATGCTCCAGGAAACCTGCTAACAGGTTTCGGATTTTACGAGCCATTTTGGCTGGTTGACATGGCCAACATTTGCATTGTGGTGCACCTAGTCGGGGCATATCAG GTGTTTTCACAACCATTGTTCAGTGCGTTTGAATCATGGGCTATCTGGATGTGGCCTAATTCAAAGTTTGTCACAGAAGAGCACTTGATAAGCATAGGCGGTTCCGCAAAATACAGATTTAGCACCAGCTTTCTCAGACTCATCTGGAGAACATTATTTGTGGTATTGGCAACAGTTCTTGCAATGGCAATGCCATTCTTCAATGACATACTTGCACTTCTTGGAGCACTTGGATATTGGCCATTGACAGTGTATTTCCCTATACAAATGTACATTGCACAGAAGAAAGTTGGAAGATGGTCCTCAAGGTGGATTGCTCTGCAACTCATAAATTTTATCTGCTTGCTTGTCGCTGCGGCTGCAGCCTGTGGCTCAGTTCAAGGACTGAGCAAGGATCTCAATGCTTTCAAGCCTTTTAAGGTCGAAGACTAG
- the LOC113704003 gene encoding receptor protein-tyrosine kinase CEPR1 → MSKLQHFLLLLAFTSLLMPLLAISPATRIEEQRILLKIKQIFGNPPSLESWKPSSSSPCDWLEISCSNGTVTYISLGRKNISTTLPRIICDLPNLQGIDFSDNSIPGNFPDFLCSCKKLNHLDLSGNHFLGPIPDDIQCLSGLRYLNLGYNNFYSIPKGVGQLQELTSLTISWNSLRTIPVLEIGNLSNLEELSLSVNEGLAPDEIPLEFAGLKKLKSLSMGQTNLIGEIPQFIVVNLTNLETLDLSDNRLAGSIPGGFNKLHNLQTLLLGSNQFSGSLPSGIVNPNLKVLDLSSNRLFGLVPDEYEKADYTLSFSENLNLCTDNKILQLPLCTKKKAHMLLYILAAIFGFILASGLSVYFLAKKYGQHRRKVHTNDIPEWEFIWFHKLNFTESDILSSLSENNLIGRGGSGKVYRIIINPIGEKVAVKRVWNDKKSDQRLEREFLAEVQVLGMIRHCNIVKLLGCISSKTTKLLIYEYMENQSLDKWLHKKAGSTTSEACDSTPGDVLDWPTRLRIAIGTAQGLCYMHHDCSPPIVHRDIKSSNILLDSGLNAKIADYGLAKVLVKEGEPETASAVAGTFGYIAPEYAYTSKLNVKSDVYSFGVVLLELTTGRQPIIVDEQMNLVQWAWQHYEEEKSIITALDEEIMEPCYLETMTAVFKLGLKCTSPSPSQRPAMNEILQILLSCPINFPSWQESSVVLTVH, encoded by the exons ATGTCAAAATTGCAACATTTCCTTCTGCTTCTCGCTTTCACAagtcttttgatgcctttgCTTGCAATTTCACCCGCAACCAGAATTGAAGAACAGAGAATTCTACTCAAAATCAAGCAGATTTTTGGTAATCCACCaagtttagaatcttggaagcCATCATCCTCCTCACCCTGTGACTGGCTTGAGATTTCTTGCAGCAATGGCACAGTCACTTACATTTCTCTTGGCCGCAAAAATATATCTACAACGCTGCCCAGAATCATATGTGACCTTCCGAATCTCCAAGGCATTGACTTTTCCGACAACTCCATTCCCGGCAACTTCCCTGATTTTCTTTGCAGCTGCAAGAAACTTAATCATCTTGATCTCTCTGGGAATCATTTTCTTGGACCAATTCCTGATGATATTCAATGTTTATCAGGGCTTCGGTACCTCAACTTAGGATACAATAACTTCTACAGCATCCCTAAAGGCGTTGGGCAGCTGCAAGAGTTAACATCATTGACGATCTCGTGGAATAGCTTAAGAACTATTCCAGTACTGGAGATTGGAAATTTGTCCAATCTGGAAGAGTTGAGTTTGTCAGTTAATGAGGGGTTGGCTCCAGATGAAATTCCCCTGGAGTTTGCTGGGCTAAAGAAGTTGAAGTCGTTATCCATGGGCCAAACAAATTTGATAGGTGAAATTCCGCAGTTTATTGTTGTCAATCTAACAAACCTTGAAACTCTGGACCTCTCAGATAATAGATTGGCAGGATCTATACCTGGAGGTTTTAACAAACTGCACAATCTTCAAACTCTATTGCTAGGTTCCAATCAATTCTCTGGATCGCTACCATCAGGTATTGTCAATCCAAATCTTAAAGTACTTGACTTGAGTAGCAATCGACTCTTTGGGCTTGTCCCTGATGAGTATGAGAAAGCAGATTATACCTTGAGTTTCAGTGAGAACTTGAACCTGTGTACTGACaacaaaattcttcaacttccTCTTTGCACTAAAAAAAAAGCTCATATGTTGCTCTACATTCTCGCTGCCATCTTTGGTTTTATACTTGCTAGTGGATTATCTGTCTATTTCTTAGCTAAGAAGTATGGTCAGCACAGAAGGAAAGTACATACTAATGATATTCCTGAGTGGGAATTCATCTGGTTTCACAAGTTGAATTTTACAGAGTCAGACATCTTATCCAGCTTGTCAGAAAATAATCTGATTGGAAGAGGGGGTAGTGGGAAGGTATATCGGATTATTATCAATCCAATTGGTGAAAAAGTTGCGGTGAAGAGGGTATGGAATGACAAGAAGTCGGACCAAAGGCTTGAGAGGGAATTTCTTGCAGAAGTTCAAGTACTGGGGATGATTAGGCATTGCAACATAGTGAAGCTCTTGGGTTGCATTTCTAGCAAAACCACTAAGCTCCTCATATATGAGTACATGGAGAATCAGAGCCTTGATAAGTGGCTGCATAAGAAAGCAGGAAGCACAACTTCAGAAGCTTGTGATAGTACCCCAGGAGATGTTCTGGACTGGCCAACAAGGCTGCGCATAGCCATTGGAACTGCTCAGGGGCTTTGCTACATGCACCATGACTGCTCTCCACCTATAGTACATCGCGATATAAAGTCCAGCAATATTCTCTTGGATTCGGGGTTGAATGCAAAAATAGCAGATTATGGACTTGCAAAAGTTCTGGTGAAAGAAGGAGAGCCTGAGACAGCATCTGCAGTTGCTGGAACTTTTGGTTATATTGCCCCAG AGTACGCCTACACATCAAAATTAAATGTGAAGAGCGATGTCTATAGTTTTGGTGTGGTACTGCTTGAGCTAACAACTGGAAGACAACCTATAATTGTGGATGAACAAATGAACCTTGTACAATGGGCATGGCAGCATTACGAAGAAGAAAAGTCAATTATCACTGCTTTGGATGAGGAAATCATGGAACCATGTTACTTGGAAACAATGACAGCAGTGTTCAAACTAGGACTCAAGTGCACTAGCCCTTCACCTTCTCAAAGGCCTGCCATGAATGAGATCTTGCAAATTCTTCTTAGCTGTCCTATTAATTTTCCTTCTTGGCAGGAGTCTTCTGTTGTACTTACTGTCCACTAG
- the LOC113702681 gene encoding uncharacterized protein, which yields MTELTLTFSKIPQLLLHFLLISLPLLVNSQASVTERTILLNLKEKWGNPGTLQSWNSTSSPCSWREINCSGGGTVTGIHLSDKSISGAIPDFICNLKNLASIVLANNLIFQTFPTSLYECSKLQYLDLSQNIFVGDLPPDINRLQKLQYLDISGNNFTGDIPPAIGNLTELKTLFLHSNLFNGTFPAEIGNLSNLEVLAMAYNQFLPAAIPPEFGKLSKAKFIWMAGTNLIGQIPESFSSLTNLEHLDLALNDMDGGIPSGLLLLKNLSVVLLYRNWFSGPIPSVIESLNLTQMDLSINRLTGIIPADVGKLQQLQFLILYSNQLEGEVPASIGLLPGLINFRIFNNKLSGVLPPELGLHSKLEAVEVSNNQFTGNIPENLCAGGTLFGVVAYSNNLNGGIPKSLETCDTLRTIQLHYNGLSGEVPAGIWTLKNMTSVMLSNNSFSGGLPRMVAWSLTRVEIDDNKFSGQIPVEISSWAKLTVFKAGNNMLSGPIPVQLTNLSQLITLTLDGNYLSGGLPSQIISWISLTNLNLSRNDLSGPIPSAIGSLPDLLDLDLSENQLSGSIPPELGSLKLTTLNLSSNRLAGKIPSEFDNMAFERSFLNNSHLCAINLISNLPSCNVKSQRSNKLSPRILAVVLVLVVIAFLVTAVMTLFWKKKQRCDLATWKLTSFQRLDFTEENILSCLTEGNMIGSGGSGKVYKIPVHRPGEYIAVKKIWSSKKLDHKHESEFLAEVQILGSIRHSNIVKLLCCISSEDSKLLVYEYMENHSLDRWLHGKKKKPSSLTTPVQNFVLTWPMRLKIAYGAAQGLCYMHHDCSPPILHRDVKSSNILLDSGFDAKIADFGLAKLLVKKDEPLTMSAVAGSFGYIAPEYAYTTKVNEKTDVYSFGVVLLELVTGREPNGGDEHTSLVEWAWKHYGEGKPIADAIDEEIREQRYLEVMTTVLRLGLVCTNSIPNCRPSMKEILQILHRCTPLEDNGGLKAGCDIAPLLGSAKYLSSYKCRSKKIMNEDDDSFSCGV from the exons ATGACTGAACTAACCTTGACATTCAGCAAAATACCACAGcttcttcttcatttcctcCTAATTTCCCTACCCCTTTTGGTAAATTCGCAAGCGTCAGTTACTGAAAGAACGATTCTACTCAACCTCAAAGAGAAGTGGGGCAATCCAGGAACCCTCCAGTCATGGAACTCCACCTCCTCCCCATGCAGCTGGCGAGAAATTAATTGCTCCGGCGGTGGCACGGTCACCGGAATTCACCTCTCAGATAAAAGCATATCCGGAGCAATCCCAGACTTTATTTGCAACCTCAAAAACCTCGCTTCTATTGTTCTTGCTAATAACTTGATCTTCCAAACCTTCCCAACATCTTTGTACGagtgctcaaaacttcaataCTTAGACCTCTCTCAGAACATCTTCGTCGGGGACCTTCCACCAGACATCAACCGCCTCCAGAAACTTCAGTACCTTGATATCAGCGGCAACAACTTCACCGGAGACATCCCACCGGCCATCGGCAACTTGACAGAGTTAAAGACTCTGTTTTTGCATTCAAACTTGTTCAATGGCACATTTCCAGCTGAAATTGGGAACTTATCCAATCTTGAAGTCCTTGCGATGGCGTATAACCAGTTCTTGCCGGCGGCAATCCCACCAGAGTTCGGAAAGCTAAGCAAAGCTAAGTTCATTTGGATGGCGGGTACAAACTTGATTGGCCAAATTCCAGAGAGTTTTAGCAGCCTTACCAATCTTGAGCATTTGGATTTGGCTCTAAATGACATGGATGGCGGAATCCCAAGTGGGCTACTCTTGTTAAAGAACCTGAGcgttgttcttttgtatagaaACTGGTTTTCGGGACCAATTCCATCGGTGATCGAGTCGTTGAATTTGACTCAAATGGATCTTTCCATTAATAGATTGACAGGAATCATACCTGCAGATGTTGGCAAGTTGCAGCAGTTGCAGTTTTTGATTCTGTATTCCAATCAGCTGGAGGGAGAAGTTCCCGCGAGTATTGGCCTACTTCCAGGCCTGATTAATTTTCGCATTTTCAATAACAAATTGAGTGGTGTTTTACCACCAGAATTAGGCCTTCATTCTAAACTTGAAGCTGTTGAAGTTTCTAATAACCAATTCACCGGGAATATACCGGAGAATTTGTGTGCAGGAGGGACTTTGTTTGGTGTGGTCGCCTACTCCAATAATCTAAATGGTGGCATACCAAAGTCGCTTGAAACTTGTGATACTTTGAGAACAATTCAGCTCCATTACAATGGGTTGTCGGGGGAGGTTCCAGCAGGCATTTGGACATTAAAGAACATGACAAGTGTGATGCTGAGTAATAACTCATTTTCAGGTGGGCTTCCGAGGATGGTAGCGTGGAGTTTGACTCGTGTGGAGATCGATGATAACAAGTTTTCTGGTCAAATTCCAGTCGAGATATCGTCTTGGGCGAAATTGACTGTGTTCAAGGCTGGCAACAATATGCTTTCAGGGCCTATTCCAGTTCAGCTGACTAACCTTTCTCAGCTCATCACGCTGACACTTGATGGGAATTATCTTTCCGGTGGACTTCCGTCACAAATAATATCCTGGATTTCTCTTACCAATTTGAATCTCTCAAGGAATGATCTTTCTGGTCCAATTCCATCTGCGATAGGTTCTTTACCTGACCTCCTTGATCTGGACTTATCAGAGAATCAACTTTCCGGTTCAATACCACCAGAATTAGGCAGTTTAAAACTCACCACTTTGAATTTGTCTTCCAATCGACTGGCTGGAAAAATTCCCAGTGAGTTTGATAACATGGCCTTTGAAAGGAGTTTCTTAAACAATTCCCATCTTTGTGCCATTAATTTGATCTCAAATTTACCAAGTTGTAATGTCAAATCACAGCGGTCTAACAAGTTGTCACCAAGAATTCTTGCGGTTGTTCTGGTGCTGGTAGTAATTGCATTCCTAGTTACTGCAGTGATGACCTTGTTTTGGAAGAAGAAGCAAAGATGTGATCTTGCAACATGGAAATTGACCTCATTCCAGAGACTAGATTTTACAGAGGAAAACATCTTGTCCTGTTTGACAGAAGGTAACATGATTGGGAGCGGTGGCTCAGGTAAGGTGTACAAAATCCCAGTGCACCGGCCAGGTGAGTATATTGCTGTTAAGAAAATCTGGAGTAGCAAGAAATTGGATCACAAGCATGAGAGTGAATTTCTTGCTGAGGTTCAGATACTGGGATCGATCAGACATTCTAATATAGTAAAGTTGTTGTGCTGTATTTCAAGTGAAGACTCAAAGCTTCTTGTATACGAGTACATGGAGAACCATAGTCTTGATAGATGGCTACATGGGAAGAAGAAAAAGCCATCTTCACTGACCACTCCAGTTCAAAACTTTGTCTTGACTTGGCCGATGAGGTTGAAAATCGCCTATGGAGCTGCTCAAGGCCTCTGCTACATGCACCATGACTGCAGTCCTCCAATTCTCCATCGAGACGTGAAGTCCAGCAATATCTTGTTGGATTCTGGCTTCGATGCAAAGATAGCTGATTTTGGTCTGGCCAAGCTCTTAGTAAAGAAAGATGAGCCTCTCACAATGTCTGCTGTTGCTGGCTCGTTTGGTTACATTGCCCCAG AGTATGCCTATACAACAAAGGTGAATGAAAAGACTGATGTTTACAGCTTTGGAGTTGTCTTGTTGGAACTGGTGACTGGAAGAGAACCTAATGGTGGGGATGAGCATACAAGCCTTGTAGAATGGGCATGGAAGCATTATGGTGAAGGGAAACCTATAGCTGATGCTATAGACGAGGAGATCAGGGAGCAACGCTATCTGGAAGTGATGACTACTGTGCTCAGATTGGGGCTTGTATGCACCAACTCAATACCGAATTGTAGGCCTTCCATGAAAGAAATTCTGCAGATTCTCCATCGCTGCACCCCTCTAGAAGATAATGGAGGCCTGAAGGCAGGCTGCGACATTGCTCCTTTACTGGGCAGTGCCAAGTATCTTTCAAGCTACAAGTGCAGGTCTAAGAAGATAATGAATGAAGATGATGACAGCTTCA